In a genomic window of Streptomyces sp. BHT-5-2:
- a CDS encoding SUMF1/EgtB/PvdO family nonheme iron enzyme, with translation MGLPEGYVEPRAERLAHFAQVAGTPPARLADLVEDAALPLEHRLAAGTALALVGDPRIDWEAPEMLPVPAGRALLGTPDSEVDALHADSAQFGVQRSWVAKECPRHTLPIAAFNIAKYPVTNGEFAVFLKDTGHPELPSNWNYGRFDPAAANHPVYTVTAESADAYAHWLGRRTGRRFRLPTEQEWEYAAAGPEGLRHPWGDTFSAQAANTLETGLLMTSPVGAFPEGRSWCGALDMAGNVEEYTSSTYGPYPGGEIVHDDLYRRLGAYRIARGGAFNRFRDLARCQRRHGPYPRSLYAMGFRLAEDAQASGKE, from the coding sequence ATGGGACTGCCCGAAGGCTACGTGGAACCCAGAGCGGAACGCCTGGCGCACTTCGCGCAGGTCGCCGGCACCCCGCCCGCCCGGCTGGCCGACCTCGTCGAGGACGCGGCACTCCCGCTCGAACACCGCCTGGCGGCCGGCACCGCACTCGCCCTCGTGGGCGACCCGCGGATCGACTGGGAAGCCCCGGAGATGCTGCCGGTCCCCGCCGGTCGCGCGCTCCTGGGCACTCCGGACAGCGAGGTCGACGCACTGCACGCCGACTCGGCCCAGTTCGGTGTCCAGCGGTCCTGGGTGGCGAAGGAATGCCCCCGCCACACGCTGCCGATCGCGGCCTTCAACATCGCCAAGTATCCAGTGACGAACGGGGAGTTCGCGGTCTTCCTGAAGGACACCGGTCATCCGGAGCTGCCGAGCAACTGGAACTACGGCCGCTTCGATCCCGCCGCCGCCAACCACCCCGTCTACACGGTCACGGCCGAAAGCGCCGACGCCTACGCACACTGGCTCGGCCGCCGCACCGGCCGCCGCTTCCGGCTCCCCACCGAACAGGAATGGGAGTACGCCGCAGCCGGACCGGAAGGACTGCGCCACCCCTGGGGCGACACCTTCAGCGCCCAGGCGGCCAACACCCTGGAGACCGGCCTGCTGATGACCAGCCCCGTCGGCGCCTTCCCCGAGGGCAGGTCCTGGTGCGGAGCCCTGGACATGGCCGGCAACGTCGAGGAGTACACCAGCAGCACCTACGGCCCCTACCCGGGTGGGGAAATCGTCCACGACGACCTGTACCGCAGACTGGGGGCCTACCGCATCGCCCGCGGCGGGGCCTTCAACCGCTTCCGCGACCTGGCCAGATGCCAGCGCCGGCATGGTCCCTACCCCCGCTCGCTGTACGCGATGGGCTTCCGGCTGGCCGAGGACGCCCAGGCATCCGGAAAGGAGTGA
- a CDS encoding glycosyltransferase family 4 protein, whose translation MRILHVHWTGLPVTGGVETHLHAVVRQLGALTRDIRAVVGTRRSPGCDYDPALDIAEPFVPARAAALAERCLEADIVHWHNPQWHKPEVVTAVADRLRERRWRGHLVLDLHNIDEQPEQWEFLATLPGPVVAHSAFVADEVRHRLSDADVTTLALALPLEEEPFRLPGEGHPTVLQPSRMTRWKGSHLSLEASMSLLDEGAELHFVHAGTQHLIWPPGIPRALLERAEAWQEKGRVHFTHYRPPQSWAAIRASDIVIHPTVDRGAHGEPFSLSVAQAVICGRRILASDSGNLPLLLADYSAATLVPAGDVQALTSALRDAVHRPPVVPTAGDRALAQRLRDGFATAGRNHLTYYRTLAAQA comes from the coding sequence GTGCGCATCCTCCATGTCCACTGGACCGGACTGCCGGTCACCGGTGGCGTCGAGACCCATCTGCACGCGGTCGTCCGCCAACTCGGCGCCCTGACCCGCGACATACGGGCCGTGGTCGGCACCCGCCGGTCACCCGGCTGCGACTACGATCCCGCCCTCGACATCGCCGAACCCTTCGTCCCCGCCCGCGCCGCCGCACTCGCCGAACGGTGCCTGGAAGCGGACATCGTGCACTGGCACAACCCCCAGTGGCACAAACCCGAGGTCGTGACCGCCGTCGCGGACCGGCTGCGGGAGCGCCGATGGCGCGGCCACCTCGTCCTCGACCTGCACAACATCGACGAACAGCCGGAACAATGGGAGTTCCTCGCCACCCTCCCCGGGCCGGTCGTCGCCCACTCCGCCTTCGTCGCCGACGAGGTCCGGCACCGGCTGTCCGATGCCGACGTCACCACCCTCGCGCTCGCCCTGCCGCTGGAGGAAGAACCCTTCCGACTCCCGGGCGAAGGACACCCCACCGTTCTCCAACCCAGCAGAATGACCCGCTGGAAGGGCTCCCACCTGAGCCTGGAGGCGTCGATGTCCCTGCTGGACGAGGGTGCCGAACTGCACTTCGTACACGCCGGAACCCAACACCTCATCTGGCCCCCGGGCATCCCCCGTGCCCTCCTCGAACGCGCCGAAGCCTGGCAGGAGAAGGGACGCGTGCACTTCACCCACTACCGTCCCCCGCAGAGCTGGGCCGCGATCCGCGCCAGCGACATCGTGATCCACCCCACCGTCGACCGGGGCGCACACGGAGAGCCGTTCTCGCTGTCCGTCGCCCAGGCCGTCATCTGCGGACGCCGCATCCTCGCCAGCGACTCCGGCAACCTGCCGTTGCTGCTGGCCGACTACTCGGCCGCCACCCTCGTCCCCGCCGGCGACGTCCAGGCACTGACCAGCGCACTCAGGGACGCCGTACACCGGCCCCCGGTCGTACCCACGGCCGGCGACCGCGCACTGGCCCAACGCCTCCGCGACGGCTTCGCCACCGCCGGCCGAAACCACCTGACCTACTACCGAACCCTCGCCGCCCAGGCATGA
- a CDS encoding nucleoside hydrolase yields MPTPIILDCDPGHDDAMAILLAVGDPRVELKAVTTSAGNQTVEKTALNARRMCSLAKALDVPVAAGYPKPLTGKLLIGDDVHGETGLDGWDFPEPEVPLHSAHAVDLIHNLLSDSPEPLTLVVTGPQTNIAGLLARHPQDKEKIKEIVCMGGATHRGNTQPYAEYNILVDPEAAHEVLASGVPLTYCGLNVTHQAPVTREVLQRITDVGTHISKASAALLGFRSSTYDQIWDLPDAPLHDPVAVARVLDPTLVECVEAPVSIELHGEFTRGATVIDLYGVTGRTPNARVATRLDTERFWDVFMTALTALG; encoded by the coding sequence ATGCCCACCCCCATCATCCTGGACTGCGACCCCGGCCACGACGACGCGATGGCCATCCTGCTCGCCGTCGGCGACCCCCGCGTCGAGCTGAAGGCCGTCACCACCAGCGCCGGCAACCAGACCGTGGAGAAGACGGCCCTGAACGCACGGCGCATGTGCTCACTGGCCAAGGCCCTCGACGTGCCGGTCGCCGCCGGCTACCCCAAGCCGCTCACCGGCAAGCTGCTGATCGGCGACGACGTACACGGCGAAACCGGCCTGGACGGCTGGGACTTCCCCGAACCGGAGGTGCCGCTGCACTCCGCGCACGCCGTGGACCTGATCCACAACCTGCTCTCCGACAGCCCCGAACCCCTCACCCTGGTCGTCACCGGACCCCAGACCAACATCGCCGGACTCCTCGCCCGCCACCCGCAGGACAAGGAGAAGATCAAGGAAATCGTGTGCATGGGAGGAGCCACCCATCGCGGCAACACCCAGCCCTACGCGGAGTACAACATCCTCGTCGACCCCGAAGCCGCCCACGAAGTGCTCGCCAGCGGCGTCCCCCTGACGTACTGCGGCCTCAACGTCACACACCAGGCACCCGTCACCCGCGAGGTGCTCCAGCGGATCACCGACGTGGGCACCCACATCAGCAAGGCGTCCGCGGCCCTCCTCGGATTCCGCTCCAGCACCTACGACCAGATCTGGGACCTGCCCGACGCGCCCCTGCACGACCCCGTCGCCGTCGCCCGCGTCCTCGACCCGACCCTCGTGGAATGCGTCGAAGCCCCCGTCTCCATCGAGCTCCATGGTGAGTTCACCCGCGGCGCCACCGTGATCGACCTCTACGGTGTCACCGGAAGGACCCCCAACGCCCGGGTGGCGACGCGCCTGGACACCGAACGGTTCTGGGACGTGTTCATGACGGCGCTCACCGCCCTGGGCTGA
- a CDS encoding MFS transporter — translation MPVSPAPTPGARLLTALAGAQLLVALDFSIIYVALPGIGAGLHFSAVALQWIVSAYAIFFAGFLLLGGQLADVFGAGRIYLTAQLVFAASSTGAALSTSAAVLIAARVGQGVAAALLVPATLGLLSSAYPAGPQRDRAVSVWGTTGAVGLALGVTAGGGILAVASWQWIFWLNLPIVALCLLTAGTALRSPATGTRTPVATAATLSACAAVVALVLACTELSRTRPALPVVAAALAVAVLAGGLLAVSQTRRRPLVPRPLLRVRTLQVACLAAALYMASFGAEFYLVTLYLQEVRAYTALAAGLAFLPLAGAITVGNTVAGRLAGRIPLRRLLSTAFLTGAAGLLGLALAVGLDGGYLLGLLPGLLLSGFGQGMAFTGMFITGTRDLPQASNATGSALVTTAQYIGGSLGLALLVLLHGEHPTAPDFVLTFSVTAVIATAAALSALFLLVRTGRAPAPMSRPDQTSEPRTGGRR, via the coding sequence GTGCCCGTTTCCCCCGCTCCGACGCCCGGTGCCCGCTTACTGACGGCACTGGCCGGGGCACAACTGCTGGTGGCGCTCGACTTCTCCATCATCTACGTCGCGCTGCCCGGCATCGGGGCCGGCCTCCACTTCTCCGCCGTCGCCCTCCAGTGGATCGTGAGCGCATACGCCATCTTCTTCGCCGGTTTCCTGCTGCTCGGTGGGCAACTGGCGGACGTCTTCGGCGCCGGCCGGATCTACCTCACCGCCCAACTGGTCTTCGCCGCCTCCTCGACCGGTGCCGCACTCTCGACCTCCGCCGCGGTACTGATCGCCGCCCGGGTCGGCCAGGGAGTGGCCGCGGCCCTGCTGGTACCCGCGACACTGGGCCTGCTCAGCTCCGCCTACCCGGCAGGGCCGCAGCGCGACCGGGCGGTGAGTGTCTGGGGGACCACGGGCGCCGTCGGCCTCGCCCTCGGCGTCACGGCCGGCGGCGGCATCCTCGCCGTCGCCTCCTGGCAGTGGATCTTCTGGCTCAACCTCCCCATCGTGGCGCTCTGCCTGCTCACCGCCGGCACCGCACTCCGCTCCCCGGCAACCGGAACACGCACCCCCGTCGCCACCGCCGCCACACTCTCCGCCTGCGCCGCGGTCGTCGCCCTCGTCCTCGCCTGCACCGAACTCTCCCGCACCCGCCCCGCCCTCCCCGTCGTCGCCGCCGCGCTGGCTGTCGCGGTCCTGGCCGGCGGCCTCCTCGCAGTCAGCCAGACCAGGCGCAGGCCGCTCGTCCCCCGGCCCCTGCTGCGCGTACGAACCCTCCAAGTCGCCTGCCTGGCCGCCGCGTTGTACATGGCCAGCTTCGGCGCCGAGTTCTACCTCGTCACCCTCTACCTCCAGGAAGTCCGCGCCTACACCGCGCTCGCCGCCGGCCTGGCCTTCCTCCCGCTGGCCGGCGCCATCACCGTCGGGAACACGGTGGCCGGCCGACTCGCCGGCCGGATCCCGCTGCGACGGCTGCTGTCCACGGCGTTCCTCACCGGCGCGGCCGGCCTCCTGGGACTCGCCCTGGCCGTCGGCCTGGACGGCGGATACCTCCTCGGCCTGCTGCCCGGCCTGCTGCTCAGCGGCTTCGGCCAGGGCATGGCGTTCACCGGCATGTTCATCACCGGGACCCGCGACCTCCCCCAGGCGAGCAACGCGACCGGGAGCGCCCTGGTGACCACGGCGCAGTACATCGGCGGCTCGCTCGGCCTGGCGCTGCTGGTCCTGCTCCACGGGGAGCACCCGACGGCCCCCGACTTCGTCCTGACCTTCAGCGTCACCGCGGTCATCGCCACGGCGGCCGCGCTCTCGGCGCTCTTCCTCCTCGTCCGCACCGGGCGAGCGCCCGCCCCGATGTCCCGACCAGACCAGACCTCAGAGCCCAGGACCGGAGGCCGTCGATGA
- a CDS encoding NCS2 family permease has protein sequence MTTPERPGLRAKPPSPAPESVPGAVDRYFSLSTRGSTWRREIVAGASTFLALSYIVVVNPAVLGRAGIPHAAAFFATAAVGGLATMAMGLWARLPFAVAPGMEMNAMVAFSVVGTLAYTWPQALGMVFWSGIAMLAVSLLRLREAVINAIPPQMRSALAAAVGTFIGLVGLQIAHLVTTSHGRLSGLGDWTGPPAVSLYIGLTTALVLDALGARATAILCGIAAAAVYCALAGIRTQTLHDGIHGSGAALLRFDLTVVADPRAWSVVLVLFALDFFGSIAKVVGLSAHTPLQDGNGKVPGMRQALLVDAGATVAGSAVGSSSFVAFVESAVGIRAGARTGIAALVTGLLLLSCLFLGPLLAHIPVEATTGALVFVAVKMLTAPLPDRTNRPNRTNRQAPTDQPTPTGRPDPPDRLGPAVTATAVGVTLATLAIDQAMAAAFLVTTAAGLLGRRRPHPALWVTTTVLTASVLLQYLNL, from the coding sequence GTGACCACGCCTGAACGGCCCGGACTCCGCGCCAAACCGCCGTCACCCGCACCCGAGTCCGTTCCCGGAGCAGTCGACCGGTACTTCTCCCTGAGCACACGAGGCTCGACCTGGCGCCGCGAGATCGTCGCCGGCGCATCGACCTTCCTGGCCCTGTCCTACATCGTCGTCGTCAACCCGGCCGTCCTCGGCCGGGCAGGCATTCCGCACGCCGCCGCCTTCTTCGCCACGGCGGCCGTCGGCGGCCTCGCCACCATGGCCATGGGGCTCTGGGCCAGGCTGCCGTTCGCGGTGGCACCCGGCATGGAGATGAACGCGATGGTCGCCTTCTCCGTGGTCGGCACCCTCGCCTACACCTGGCCCCAGGCACTGGGCATGGTGTTCTGGTCCGGCATCGCCATGCTCGCCGTATCCCTGCTACGGCTGCGCGAAGCCGTGATCAACGCCATTCCGCCACAGATGCGTTCGGCACTCGCCGCCGCGGTCGGCACCTTCATCGGCCTCGTCGGCCTGCAGATCGCCCACCTCGTCACCACCTCCCACGGCCGGCTGTCCGGACTGGGCGACTGGACCGGGCCACCGGCCGTTTCCCTCTACATCGGCCTCACCACCGCCCTGGTCCTGGACGCCCTGGGCGCACGCGCCACAGCGATCCTTTGCGGCATCGCGGCCGCCGCCGTCTACTGTGCCCTCGCCGGCATCCGCACCCAGACCCTCCACGACGGCATCCACGGCAGCGGGGCCGCACTGCTCCGCTTCGACCTCACCGTCGTCGCCGACCCCAGGGCCTGGAGCGTGGTCCTGGTGCTGTTCGCCCTCGACTTCTTCGGCAGCATCGCGAAAGTCGTCGGCCTGTCCGCGCACACCCCCTTGCAGGACGGCAACGGAAAGGTGCCCGGCATGCGCCAGGCACTGCTCGTCGACGCCGGCGCCACCGTCGCCGGATCCGCAGTCGGATCGTCCAGCTTCGTCGCGTTCGTGGAGAGCGCGGTCGGTATCCGCGCCGGCGCCCGCACCGGGATCGCGGCACTCGTCACCGGACTGCTCCTGCTCTCCTGCCTGTTCCTCGGCCCGTTGCTCGCCCACATACCCGTCGAGGCCACCACCGGCGCGCTGGTCTTCGTAGCGGTCAAAATGCTCACCGCACCCCTCCCGGACCGAACCAACCGGCCGAACCGAACGAACCGACAGGCTCCGACCGACCAGCCGACCCCAACCGGCCGGCCGGACCCACCGGACCGCCTGGGCCCGGCCGTCACGGCGACCGCCGTCGGCGTCACCCTCGCCACCCTCGCGATCGACCAGGCCATGGCCGCCGCCTTCCTCGTGACCACGGCCGCCGGCCTCCTCGGCCGCCGCCGACCCCACCCCGCTCTCTGGGTGACGACAACGGTCCTCACCGCCAGCGTCCTCCTGCAGTACCTCAACCTCTGA
- a CDS encoding HD family hydrolase: MPNDDTARLAESITQPDGTPERLRRQIEFIIEVDRLKDVFRRSPLLAADRRENDAEHSWHLSLMTLVLAEYADEPIDTGKVLALVVLHDLVEIYAGDTFLYDTAAAADQREREQAAADRLFALLPTDQQAHFRSLWDEFEERRTPEARFAKAMDRLQPLLLNYGNRGGTWRTPGVTEQDVLTRKSVIKDASADLWRYAQDLIHTGADNGWVPRADPTT; this comes from the coding sequence ATGCCCAACGACGACACCGCCCGCCTCGCCGAGTCCATCACCCAGCCCGACGGCACCCCCGAACGACTGCGCCGCCAGATCGAGTTCATCATCGAAGTGGACCGGCTCAAGGACGTCTTCCGCCGGAGCCCCCTCCTCGCCGCCGACCGCAGGGAGAACGACGCCGAGCACTCCTGGCACCTCTCCCTGATGACCCTCGTACTCGCCGAATACGCGGACGAGCCCATCGACACCGGCAAGGTCCTCGCCCTCGTCGTCCTCCACGACCTGGTGGAGATCTACGCCGGAGACACCTTCCTGTACGACACCGCGGCCGCCGCGGACCAGCGGGAACGCGAACAAGCCGCAGCGGACAGGCTCTTCGCCCTCCTGCCCACCGACCAACAGGCCCACTTCCGCTCCCTATGGGACGAGTTCGAAGAACGCCGCACACCCGAAGCACGCTTCGCCAAGGCCATGGACCGACTCCAACCCCTGCTCCTCAACTACGGCAACCGCGGCGGGACCTGGCGCACCCCGGGAGTGACGGAGCAGGACGTCCTCACCCGCAAGTCCGTGATCAAGGACGCCTCCGCGGACCTCTGGCGCTACGCACAGGACCTGATCCACACCGGAGCCGACAACGGCTGGGTCCCGCGCGCCGACCCCACCACCTGA
- a CDS encoding SpoIIE family protein phosphatase has protein sequence MSTAGSLWAEGGASASGPFEPSGLLDVLGVAAVVLDAQGRIVLWSPQAEELFGYTAQEALGQYAGQLMVHERDFDTVIKLFDEVMSTGQGWAGAFPVRHKDGSTRVVEFRNMRLMDGGGDVYALGIASDRAAVHRVERDRAMSVQMVSQSPYGLAVLDTELRYVAVNPALERINGIPADAHLGRTVGEVLPFLDVDDIESAVRQVLDTGTPLIDQPSVGRTPAAPDEDHAWSVSYHRLEDATGTALGVVISVMDVTERYFAEIEADRARRRLSLLVDASARIGTTLQLDRTACELAEVVVPDLADIAAVDLLDDVLQGDRAHVSPSGPIVIRALAVKTDHPTEALRAADPPGHIARYGADRLVTQCVRSDRPVLVRHVDERDLSRIACSDEAAALLSRAGLHSYLAVPLTARGEVLGALDLKRTRNPLPFTQDDVVLARELAARAAVQIDNARWYQNARNTAVTLQRSLLPDHPPHAVGLKVASRYQPAGAASEVGGDWFDVIPLDGDKTALVVGDVMGSGIDAAATMGRLRTATSTLAELEMAPDRLLEQLDKITARLVHYIATCLFVIYDPHRRRCQIANAGHLPPVRVRTGRDPELLEVPTGAPLGVGGVAFRTTTFDLSPGDQLILYTDGLVETRHQHLDDRLKKLLALLDDPRRPIEDTCDHLLRALRHPDNHDDVALLIARVQDR, from the coding sequence ATGAGCACTGCCGGATCCTTGTGGGCGGAAGGCGGCGCGTCGGCGTCCGGGCCGTTCGAGCCCAGCGGGCTGCTGGACGTGCTGGGCGTGGCGGCCGTCGTGCTGGACGCCCAGGGGCGCATCGTGCTGTGGAGCCCGCAGGCCGAGGAGCTGTTCGGCTACACCGCTCAGGAGGCGCTGGGCCAGTACGCGGGGCAGCTCATGGTCCACGAGCGGGATTTCGACACGGTGATCAAGCTGTTCGACGAGGTGATGTCGACCGGCCAGGGGTGGGCCGGCGCGTTTCCGGTCCGGCACAAGGACGGCAGCACGCGGGTGGTGGAGTTCCGCAACATGCGCCTCATGGACGGCGGCGGAGACGTCTACGCCCTGGGCATCGCGAGTGACCGGGCGGCCGTGCACAGGGTGGAGCGGGACCGGGCCATGTCGGTGCAGATGGTCTCGCAGTCGCCCTACGGGCTGGCGGTCCTGGACACCGAACTGCGGTACGTCGCGGTCAACCCGGCCCTGGAGCGGATCAACGGCATACCCGCCGACGCACACCTCGGCCGGACGGTCGGCGAGGTCCTGCCGTTCCTGGACGTCGATGACATCGAGTCCGCGGTGCGCCAGGTTCTGGACACCGGGACCCCACTGATCGATCAGCCCTCCGTCGGCCGTACTCCGGCAGCCCCGGACGAGGACCACGCCTGGTCGGTCTCCTATCACCGGCTGGAGGACGCCACGGGGACCGCGCTGGGTGTGGTCATCTCCGTGATGGACGTCACCGAGCGGTATTTCGCGGAGATCGAGGCCGACCGCGCCCGTCGTCGGCTCTCCCTTCTCGTCGACGCCTCCGCCCGCATCGGCACCACCCTGCAACTGGACCGGACCGCCTGCGAACTGGCCGAGGTCGTCGTGCCCGACCTCGCCGACATCGCCGCCGTGGACCTGCTCGACGACGTCCTGCAAGGGGACCGCGCCCATGTCTCGCCCAGCGGCCCGATCGTCATCCGCGCCCTCGCCGTCAAGACCGACCACCCCACCGAAGCCCTCCGCGCCGCCGACCCGCCCGGACACATCGCCCGGTACGGCGCGGACCGCCTGGTCACCCAGTGCGTGCGCTCCGACCGTCCGGTCCTGGTGCGCCATGTGGACGAACGGGACCTGAGCCGTATCGCCTGCAGCGACGAGGCGGCCGCGCTCCTTTCCCGGGCGGGACTCCACTCCTATCTCGCGGTACCGCTCACAGCCCGCGGGGAGGTGCTCGGCGCACTGGATCTCAAACGCACCCGCAATCCGCTGCCGTTCACCCAGGACGACGTCGTCCTGGCGCGCGAGCTGGCGGCCCGGGCGGCCGTGCAGATCGACAACGCCCGCTGGTACCAGAACGCGCGCAACACCGCGGTCACGCTCCAGCGCAGCCTGCTGCCCGACCACCCGCCCCACGCCGTGGGTTTGAAGGTCGCCTCCCGCTACCAGCCGGCCGGAGCCGCGAGCGAGGTCGGCGGCGACTGGTTCGATGTGATCCCCCTGGACGGCGACAAGACCGCACTCGTGGTCGGCGATGTGATGGGCAGCGGCATAGACGCCGCGGCGACCATGGGCCGGCTGCGCACCGCGACCAGCACCCTGGCGGAACTCGAAATGGCCCCCGACCGGTTGTTGGAACAGCTCGACAAGATCACGGCCCGCCTCGTCCACTACATCGCCACGTGCCTGTTCGTCATCTACGATCCCCACCGCCGGCGATGCCAGATCGCCAACGCCGGACACCTGCCTCCCGTCCGCGTACGCACCGGCCGGGATCCGGAGCTGCTCGAAGTGCCGACGGGCGCGCCGTTGGGGGTGGGTGGCGTCGCCTTCCGCACCACCACCTTCGACCTCTCCCCCGGGGACCAGTTGATCCTCTACACCGACGGCCTGGTCGAAACCCGGCACCAGCACCTCGACGACCGGCTGAAGAAACTCCTCGCCCTGCTCGATGATCCCCGGCGCCCCATCGAGGACACCTGTGACCATCTCCTGCGAGCGCTGCGCCACCCCGACAACCACGACGACGTCGCCCTCCTCATCGCCCGTGTGCAGGACCGGTAG
- a CDS encoding DUF488 domain-containing protein, with protein sequence MTHLLQGAEVRRLVDVRRAPGSRHNPDAGRHAMERWLPQGGIAYRWEQRLGGRRTARPDTPDTALRNRAFAGYAAHMRSAEFLAAVDDLLADAAVERTAVMCAETVWWRCHRKLIADFLVLARQVEVLHLMHDGTLRPHLPSPEARLWPERRVLVYDAGQQFLPG encoded by the coding sequence ATGACGCACCTGTTGCAGGGGGCCGAGGTGCGCCGCTTGGTCGATGTGCGCAGGGCGCCCGGCAGTCGGCACAATCCCGACGCCGGGCGCCACGCCATGGAGCGGTGGCTGCCGCAGGGCGGCATCGCGTACCGCTGGGAGCAGCGGCTCGGTGGTCGGCGGACGGCACGGCCGGACACACCCGATACCGCACTGCGCAACCGGGCCTTCGCCGGGTACGCCGCGCACATGCGCTCCGCGGAGTTCCTCGCCGCGGTCGACGATCTGCTCGCCGACGCCGCCGTGGAGCGCACCGCGGTGATGTGCGCCGAGACCGTGTGGTGGCGCTGTCACCGCAAACTGATCGCCGACTTCCTGGTGCTCGCCCGCCAGGTCGAGGTGCTGCACCTGATGCACGACGGCACGCTGCGCCCGCATCTGCCCAGCCCGGAGGCGCGGCTGTGGCCCGAGCGCCGGGTGCTGGTCTACGACGCGGGCCAGCAGTTCCTGCCCGGCTGA
- a CDS encoding glycosyltransferase — protein MRVLLLAYGSRGDVEPMVGLAVSLRSLGAEVQMCAPPDFGELLDGFGLPLVPLGQSVREMATKAMTGTTKPAPGVGISERAAQMVTATYEQIATVAEGCDAVVATGLIPAAAAARSAAEKLGIPYVFVAYFPTYLPSPHHPPLVWPGRPLPPDVTDNQVLWDLNTENMNALFGAAVNTHRTSIGLPPVDNVRDHIFTDRPWLAADPNLAPWLQPSDLDVVQTGAWIRLDERPLPADLEAFLGAGTPPVYVGFGSMPIRDAQDVARAAIEAIRTQGRRALVSRGWADLALTDGGDDCFVVGEVNQQALFRRVAAVVHHGGAGTTTTAARAGAPQVVVPQLADQPYWAARVAELGIGAAHDGPTPTFESLSAALKTVLSPQTRAQAKHMAGLIRTDGATVAANLLRDTVDRERQPVSR, from the coding sequence ATGCGTGTGTTGTTGTTGGCGTACGGGTCGCGTGGGGACGTCGAGCCCATGGTGGGCCTCGCGGTGAGTTTGCGATCACTCGGCGCCGAGGTGCAGATGTGCGCGCCGCCCGACTTCGGGGAGTTGCTGGACGGCTTCGGCCTCCCGTTGGTGCCGCTCGGCCAGTCGGTGCGCGAGATGGCGACCAAGGCGATGACCGGGACGACGAAGCCGGCGCCGGGGGTTGGCATTTCCGAACGCGCGGCCCAGATGGTCACCGCTACGTACGAGCAGATCGCCACGGTGGCCGAGGGATGCGACGCCGTGGTGGCGACCGGTTTGATCCCCGCGGCGGCCGCCGCACGGTCGGCGGCCGAGAAACTCGGCATCCCCTACGTGTTCGTGGCCTACTTCCCCACCTACCTGCCCTCGCCGCACCACCCGCCGCTCGTGTGGCCGGGCCGGCCGCTCCCGCCGGACGTGACGGACAACCAGGTGCTGTGGGACCTGAACACGGAGAACATGAACGCCCTCTTCGGCGCGGCGGTCAACACCCACCGCACATCGATCGGCCTGCCCCCGGTGGACAACGTCCGCGACCACATCTTCACGGACCGACCGTGGTTGGCGGCGGACCCCAACCTGGCCCCCTGGCTGCAGCCTTCGGACCTCGACGTGGTGCAGACCGGTGCCTGGATCCGCCTGGACGAACGCCCGCTCCCGGCCGACCTGGAGGCGTTCCTCGGCGCCGGCACACCACCGGTGTACGTGGGTTTCGGCAGCATGCCCATACGCGATGCGCAGGACGTCGCCCGAGCGGCCATCGAAGCAATCCGCACACAGGGCCGCCGCGCACTCGTCTCCCGAGGCTGGGCCGATCTGGCGCTGACCGATGGAGGGGACGACTGCTTCGTCGTCGGCGAGGTCAACCAGCAGGCACTGTTCCGCCGAGTGGCCGCCGTCGTGCACCACGGCGGCGCAGGCACCACGACGACGGCCGCCCGGGCCGGCGCGCCCCAGGTGGTCGTCCCGCAGTTGGCGGACCAGCCTTACTGGGCAGCCCGGGTGGCCGAGCTGGGCATCGGCGCGGCGCACGACGGCCCCACCCCGACCTTCGAGTCCCTGTCGGCCGCCCTCAAGACGGTCCTGTCCCCACAGACCCGCGCACAGGCGAAGCACATGGCGGGCCTGATCCGTACCGACGGGGCGACGGTGGCCGCGAACCTGCTGCGCGACACGGTGGACCGAGAAAGGCAGCCGGTCTCCCGGTGA
- a CDS encoding GNAT family N-acetyltransferase produces MFRGKLGAQSHDDILRPFTTRRAKPEDFDAIVEVVDEWWGRPASRDLTRVFVDHFFATSLIAERDGRLAGFVIGFLSPSKSDEAYIHFTGVAPAWRRSGLGRHLYQRFFETARADGRTVVKAITSPQNASSIAFHNAMGFTDSTPIPNYDGPSLDRVTFTRPL; encoded by the coding sequence GTGTTCCGCGGGAAGCTCGGTGCACAGTCCCACGACGACATACTGCGGCCCTTCACAACCCGTCGCGCGAAGCCCGAGGACTTCGACGCCATCGTCGAAGTCGTCGACGAGTGGTGGGGCCGTCCCGCCTCCCGCGACCTGACGCGCGTCTTCGTCGACCACTTCTTCGCAACCAGCCTGATCGCCGAGCGCGACGGCCGACTGGCCGGCTTCGTCATCGGCTTCCTCTCACCGTCCAAGTCCGACGAGGCGTACATCCACTTCACCGGCGTCGCCCCCGCCTGGCGCCGTTCCGGCCTCGGCCGCCACCTCTACCAACGCTTCTTCGAAACGGCCCGCGCCGACGGCCGCACCGTCGTCAAGGCCATCACCTCCCCGCAGAACGCCAGTTCCATCGCCTTTCACAACGCCATGGGCTTCACCGACTCCACCCCGATCCCCAACTACGACGGCCCCTCCCTCGACCGCGTCACCTTCACCCGTCCCCTCTGA